One genomic segment of Candidatus Deferrimicrobiaceae bacterium includes these proteins:
- a CDS encoding secondary thiamine-phosphate synthase enzyme YjbQ, giving the protein MVFTETFSLSAKGFCDIIDVTGKVAAAVGRSGIANGLATVFCPGSTCSLTAIEYETGVLRDLANVIEKIVPSNVPYEHDRRWGDGNGFSHVRAALLKPSISVPLVNRNLALGTWQQIVFLDFDNRERRREIIVQVVGE; this is encoded by the coding sequence ATGGTATTCACGGAAACGTTTTCCCTGTCGGCGAAAGGGTTCTGCGACATCATCGACGTCACGGGGAAAGTCGCCGCGGCGGTCGGCCGCTCCGGCATCGCGAACGGGCTCGCCACCGTCTTCTGCCCCGGGTCGACGTGCTCCCTCACCGCGATCGAGTACGAGACGGGCGTCCTGCGGGACCTCGCGAACGTGATCGAGAAGATCGTTCCCTCGAACGTCCCCTACGAGCACGACCGGCGATGGGGGGACGGCAACGGCTTCTCCCATGTCCGGGCGGCCCTCCTCAAGCCGTCGATCAGCGTCCCTCTCGTGAACCGGAATCTCGCCCTGGGGACCTGGCAGCAGATCGTCTTCCTCGACTTCGACAACCGGGAGAGAAGGCGGGAGATCATCGTCCAGGTGGTCGGGGAATAG